In Embleya scabrispora, the DNA window CCGCGTCCTTCCGGGTCCTGTTCGACGCGAGCGCGGCCAACTCGCGCAGCGGCAGCAGTTCCGGCTCGTTACCCACCGCGCGGGCGAACCGCCGGAACTCCTGCCGGGCCGCGAGCCGGTAGACGTAGCTCGCGACGGCCAGCACGACCAGTCCGTTGAGCACGATCTGCACGATGGTCAGATACCAGTCGGTGCGCCGCAACACGATCTCCGCCAGCGGCGAGTTGTTCACGAAGTGCAGGCTCCAGGCGACCACGTACAGCGCGATCGCGGCGGCCAGTCGCACCGGCAGCGGCCGACGCACGCCGACCAGCACGTACGCCACGCCCGCGCCGGTCATCGCGGTGAACGCCGCGTGGCTCCACAACCCGTTGACGACGGCCCGGACGAAGAAGCTGGCCACGACGCCGCCGGTCCAGATCTCGCCGGACTGGATCGCCGCGTTCAGCCCGTACAGGATGTTCTCCACGACCTGGAAGCCCAGGCCGACCAGCGCGCCGATCACGAAGCCGTCGAGCACGCTCTCGAAGACCCGGCGATTGATCAGGATGAGCGTCACCACGCCGAGCAGTTTCAGCGTCTCCTCGACGATCGGCGCGGAGATCGAGGCGCCCCAGTCGGTGGAGAACTCCGGATCGAGCTTGGCCAGATAGCTGAGCAGGTTGTCGTTGGCCACCAGGGCGAACCCGGTCGCCACCAGGCCGCCCCACAACACCGCCGCCACGCAGAACGACAGCGGCTCGCGCTCGAACAGGTCGAGGTGGGTGATCACCGCGAGCGCCGGGATCAGCCACAGCGTGTTGATTCCCACGCTCAATACCAGCGCACCCGACGGAGCCGCCGAGGACAGCCGGACGAAGTTGGGCACCACACTCGCCGCGCCGAGCGCGAGCACGATCGGGTAGAGCCAGAACGCCGCCCGCGCGGGCCGCACGATGCCGCCCGCGTCCCGGCGACCGCGACGATCGGTCAGCGGAGCCACACTCACGACGCGACCACCTCCACCGAGTCGAGCATGGTCACCACGTCGTCGGCGATCGCGGCGGTCAGCGGTGCGGTGTGCCGGGCGGTGAGCGACACAGCCAGCCCCTGGCCGCCGGCGACCAGGACGGTCAGCGTGCCGGCCGCGGTGTGTCCGGTGATCGGCGCGACCACGCCGGTGAGGCCGCGCGCGGTGGTCACCGCGGCGGGGTCGCCGCCGACCCGCCCGCGACCGGTCGCCGCGTAACGGCGCGCCGCCGCCCGGAACGCGCCCGCCGCCGAGGACTGCCGGCCCAGCGGGGTCAGCCGATACGTGGTCGCCCCCTTGACCAGCACGCTGACCAGATCGGCCTGGGACGCGCCCCGGTCGACCTGCCAGCCGAGCGCGGGCTGGTACCGGAACGTGCCCAGCGTGATCACCTGCCCGGCCCGCACCGGCGCGGCGCCGACCACGGAGCGGTTGAGCAGGTAGGGGACCGCGATCAGGATCACCATCACGACGGCGACGACAAGCGTCCCCCGCAGCCCGTGCGGCCCCCGCGTCAGGCGCGACCACAACCCGGAATCCGGTTTCGCGGAGTTCGACGAGTTCGCGGAGTCGGACGAGTCGGACGAGTTGGACGAGGGGGGTCGCGGGACCGGTGCTGTGACGGACAAGCGCGGCTCCTGTCGGTGGGAAACCTGCGGGGGCAGGGTCTGCGCCGGTACCCGCGCGAGTTCGGAAAGTCACTCCGCCATCGGCCGAACGAGTGATCCGGTCACGGTGAAATTACGAAAACGTTGTTTACGTCCCGCCGATTGATGGACGGCTGTTACAGAGCAGCCCGATCACCGTTTCGCCGCCCGGTTAAGGTCGTTTTTGTCAACAGCACCCCCTGACGTCTGCCGGAGCTCTTCCCTTGAACCCCCTTTCCGCACGCCGTCCTCGCGCGACGGCGCTGCTCGGCGCCGTACTGCTCGCGGTGACCGCGGTCGCGTGCGGCTCCTCGTCCGGCGACTCCACGGTCGACCACGCCAAGAGCACGGCCACGCCCCGGCAGTCCGGCGGGCAGTCCTCCGGCGCGCCCGCGAAGCCCCCCGCCCCCGGCAAGGTCGTCATGCCGGCCGGGCCCACGACGAACTTCACCACGGCGACGACCACGCCGGTCGGGCCGATCATGATGACGAGCTACACCGGCCCCAAGTCGGGCGTCACCGGCAAGGTGTGGGTGTGGCTGCCGCCGGAGTACAACGACCCGGCCTTCGCCAAGCACGGCTTCCCGGTCCTGACGCTCTACGCGGGCGGACAGAGCAACGGCTACAACACCTGGACCGACAACCAGCTGCCGATCCAACAGATGGCGGTAACCGCGACGAAGGCGGGCAAGACCCACCCCTTCATCATGGTGATGCCGGTGCAGAACCTGGAAAAGGACGAGAAGCGCAGCCTGGAGTGCAGCGACATCCCGGGGCAGCCGAAGATGGGCACGTGGATGTCGCAGGACATCCCCGACCTGGTCAAGGCCAACTTCCGCACCCTGCGCGACCCGGCGGGCTGGGGTCTGATGGGCGCCTCCACGGGCGCGTTCTGCAGTGTGAAGCTCGCGCTCCGCCATCCTGAGCAGTTCAAGGTCGCGGTGCCGATCGACGGCTACTTCAACCCCGACAGCCCGCTGTGGAAGGGCCACGAGGCGGAGCGGCTGGCCAACAGTCCCGATCACATGATCGCGGAAGGCAAGGCGAACATCGACGTGCTCGCGACCGCGGGGGGTGGGGACGCGGCCGAGGTACGCCTGGTCAAGGCCTTCGTCGCCAAGGCGGCGCCGCCCGTTCGCATCGAGTACTACGAGCAGCCCGCCGGCAGGCATCTCACTTCGCACTTCAAGAAGATGATTCCCGACCTGCTCGGCTGGCTCGGCCGGCACATGTCCCCACCCACCGCCGACTGACCGTGTCCGGATCGTCGCTGAATCACCCTGGAAGACGACAGTGAGTCTGACCGGTACCCCCTTCTACATAACGACCATCGTGCTGGCGATAGCGGCCGTGGTGCTGGCGCTGTTCGCGTGGAACCACATCCCCGGTCCCAAGCCGGTCAAGGTCATCGCTCGGCTGTTCATGCTGGTCACCTGCCAGTTCACGGCCATCCTGATGGTCTTCGTCATGGTCAACAACGCGAACAGCCTCTACGACACGTGGGACGACTTCCTCGGCACGGGCGGCAGCCACGTGGTCGAGGCCCGCGAGCCCGCCCCGCCGCCGGCGCCCGAGCAGAAGCTGCTCACCAAGTTCGATCCGGCCGGTGACGGCAAGATGGGCGAGGGCGTCCAGGAGACCACCCTCAAGGGCCCGCAGTCGGGGGTCGAGGCCGAGGTCTACGTGTGGCTGCCGCCGCAGTACAAGGACCCGGCGTTCGCGGACAAGAAGTTCCCGGTCGTGGAACTGCTGCCCGGCTACCCGGGTTCGGCCAAGGCCTGGTTCGGCACACTGGACGTCAACAAGCAGCTCAAGGGCATGATGGCCAAGGGCGAGGTGGCCCCGTTCATCCTGGTCTCGCCGCGCACCAAACTGCTCGCGGGCCAAGAGGACACCGGCTGCGCGGACGTCCCGGGCAAGGCCAACGCCGACACCTGGATCTCGGGCGACGTGCGGCGCATGGTGATCGACAACTTCCGCGCCGAGTCCGACCCCAAGCACTGGGCGATCGCGGGCTACTCGGCCGGCGCCCACTGCGCCACCCGGATGGCCCTCCTCCACCCGGACCGCTACGGCGCCGGAGTCAGCCTGTCCGGCTACAACGACCCCAAGGGCGAGTCCGACTCGGTAACGTCGAAAGACCCGGCCCTACGCGTCTCCTCCAACCCTTTGACCATCCTCAAAAACGCCCAACAACCCCCGAAGGTCGCCCTCTACATGGCCGGCGAAAAGGGCGACGGCCTAGGCGACGCCCAAGCCCTCAAGGCGATCGCCAAGCCCCCCACAGCCATCACAGTCGCCGAAATCTCCGGCGGCGGCCACGGCACCGACGTCTGGCGCCGAATGGTCCCCGACGTCTTCCGCTGGCTCACCAAAACCCTGGTCTGACCAACCCCGTAGAATCAGCCCGGCCGGCGCTTGAGGCCACCCAGCCCGGCCGGCGCTTGAGGCCACCCAGCCCGGCCGGCGCTTGAGGCCACCCAGCCCGGCCGGCGCTTGAGGCCACCCAGCCCGGCCGGCGCTTGAGGCCACCCAGCCCGGCCGGCGCTTGAGGCCACCCAGCCCGGCCGGCGCTTGAGGCCACCCAGCCCGGCCGGCGCTTGAGGCCACCCAGCCCGGCCGGCGCTTGAGGCCACCCAGCCCGGCCGGCGCTTGAGGCCACCCAGCCCGGCCGGCGCTTGAGGCCACCCAGCCCGGCCGGCGCTTGAGGCCACCCAGCCCGGCCGGCGCATGAGGCCAAGCGTCATACCTCGCGTACGTGGACCCCCGCCCCCTCCGCCAGGAGCGAGTGCAGGGCCAGAAACACCTTCCGCGCCTCCACCGCGTTCCAGTCCGCCGGCAACAACTCCGCCGGCAACCCCGGGTCGAGATACGGCAACCGCCGCCACTGGGTGAGCATCGGCACATAGGCCCGAAACGCCTCCCCCGGCGAAATCACCGCCCGCCCCCCAAGCTCCGCCGCAACCGGCCCATACGCATCCGTGAACAGCGCGTACTGCTCCTCGATCGCCTCGAAGTCCCACCACTCCCCCACGGCCTCGCCAAGCCGCACCGCGCTGGCCGCATCCCCCGTGAACAGGTGTACGTAGTCCGCCAGTTCGACCCGCTCCAGCGTCCGCCGAGCGTCCTCCAACAAGCGCGCCGGCGCGATCCACACCCCCGGCGACACATTGCCGAACCCCAGCCACGTCAACCGCGACCGCAACTGGTGCCGATGCGCCCGCTCCGACTCCGGCACCGAGAAGATCGCCAGCACCCACCCGTCCGAGAGCCGCGCCGGCTCCAGATTGCCGAAGATCCGCCGATCCCCCTCGTCGAAGATCGACTCCATCTCCGCACTCAGCCGATAGCCGGTCCCCTCCCGCCGCTCCTGGATGAGCGTGCCGCGCTTCTTCAGCCGCGAGATCGCCGACCGCACCGCCGGTGCGTCCACGCCGAGTTCGCCCATCAGCACGATCAGGTCGGCGATCGAGATCCACCCGCCGAGCCCGCGCACGAACGCGCCGTACACGGTGTTGATCAGGGAGCTGGGCCGGGCCGAGGTCTCCGCCATGGTCGCCTTCCTCGCGGAGTCTGGTTCGGCGGTGATCCTATCCGGGCGCGGGCCCCGCCCCGGCGACCGGCGTAACCTCGGCCGCGCGCCGCCGCAGCTCCCCGCGCCGCAGCTTGCCGGTGTTCGTACGCGGCAACTCGTCCACGAACTCGATCAGACGCGGGTACTTGTACGGCGCCATCGTCTGCTTCACGAACCCCTGCAACGCCCGCGCCGTCGCCTCGTCCGGACTCACCCCCGGGCGCAGCACCACATACGCCTTGACCACCAGCCCCCGCCGCACATCCGGCGCCCCGACCACCCCGCACTCCACGACGTCCGGATGCGCGGCGAGCACCGCCTCGACCTCGGGACCGGCGATGTTGTACCCGGAGGAGACGATCATGTCGTCACTCCGCGCCTGGTACCAGAAATAACCATCCCCATCCCGTACATACGTATCACCGGTGATGTTCCACCCGTCACACACATAGTCGGCCTGCCGAGCGTCATCGAGATAGCGACACCCCGTCGGCCCCTTCACCGCCAGCCGTCCCGGCGTCCCGTCCGGCACCGGCGAGCCGTCCGGCCCGAGCACCGCGGCCCGAAAACCCGGTACCGGCAGCCCGGTCGCCCCCGGCCGGATCGTGTCGTCGGCCGCCGAGACGAACACGTGCAGCAGTTCGGTGGCGCCGATCCCGTCGATGATCCGCGTCCCGATCGCGTCGTGGTACGCCTGCCAGACCCCGACCGGCAACGCCTCCCCCGCCGACACGCACCGCCGCACGCCCGCCAGCAGATCGACGAGCCCGGCGTCGAGGATGGCCCGATATGCGGTGGGCGCGGTGAACAGTACGGTGACGCGCCGCTCGGCCACCACGACCGCCAACTCCTCCGGCGTCGCCCGCTCCAGGAGCAGCGTGGCCGCGCCCGCCCGCAGCGGGAACACCACCAGCCCGCCGAGCCCGAAGGTGAAGCCCAGCGGCGGCGTCCCGGTGAACAGGTCGGTCCGCTCGGGCCGCAGCACATACGCGGAGAACGTGTCGGCGATCGCCAATACGTCGCGATGGAAGTGCATCGTCGCCTTGGGCCGTCCGGTCGTCCCGGACGTGAAGGCGATCAGCGCCACGTCGTCGCACGCGGTGTCGACCGCCTCGAACACGGTGCTCTTCGCGGCGCAGCGCGCGGCCAGCGTGCCCTCGCCCGCCCCGCCGTAGTCGACCACGCGCAGGCCGGGGGTGTCGGCGGTCTCCAGTTCGGCGGTGAAGCGGTGGTCGCACAGGGCGACGACGGGTCGGGCGATCCGGTGGATGGTGCCGAGTTCGTGCGCGCGCAGCAGCGGCATGGTGGTCACCACGACCGCGCCGGCCTTCAACGCACCGAACCAACTCGCGACCAGCCAGGGGTTGTTGGGGCCGCGCAGGAGGATTCGATGGCCGGGCAGCACGCCCAGGTCCTCGGTCAGCACGTGCGCGATCTGGTTCGCGCGGGTGAGCAGGTCGCCGTACGTCCAGGTCTCCGTCCCGGTGACCAGGCACCGCCGCTCGGCCCCGTGTTGCGCGATGGTGTCGTCGAGCAGGGCCACGGCGCAGTTGAGCCGGTCGGGGTAGCGCACCTCCGGCACATCGAAGACCAGTTCGGGCCACTGCTCGACGGGCGGAAGCCGGTCCCGGCAGAACGTGTCGACATGCGCGGAGGGACGGAGCTGCATGAGGGCACCTCATCCTGTTGTCATCGTGACGACAGTCAACGGTACGCGACACCAGCACGGCAGGACATCCCCGCGGCGCACCCACCCTCCACACCGCTCAGCCGACTCTGCCCGCCGCCGCACCCCCCCGATGGTCCGACCATCGGCCCCGCCCTCAAGCCGACGACCCCCCGTTCACCACGAGCACCGTGCCGCGGCCGATCGCACAGACCGTCTCGGTGCCATCCTCCGCGCACATGATCAGGGTGCAGTCGCACACCGCCTGCCGCCGCCCGGCGTGCACGACGTGCGCCTCGGCCCGCAACATCACCCCCTGCGCCGGCCGCAGGTACTGGACCTGGACACTGCCCGTCAGCACCGCCGCGCCCAGCGTGCTGCCCGCGGCGAACGTGATCGTGTTGTCCGCCGCGTACGCGAGCACGCCGCCGTGCACATACCCGTTCTGCTGCCGGAGTTCGTCCCGCACGTCGACCTCGAGGACGGCCCGTCCGGCGCCGAACGCGGTGATCCGGGCACCGACGAGCCGGCTGAACGGCTGGGCCGCGAGCACGGCTTCGGCGAAGTCGAGCCCGAGGGAGCCGGCCGGCGGGCCGTCGGGGGTGTCGGTCATGGCGCTACCACCGTTCGTTCGGGAACCGGATGCCCAACCATCGATACCAGAGTCGGCCCGCCCGCCCACCGGATGCGCTTCGTCACACGGCACCACGATGGCGAAGTTGGACAGCTTCCCTTACCGTAGGCCCCCGTTTCGGCTCGGCCCACAACAAGGAGAGCGACATCATGGCGCGGGAAAAGCTGGGTGTGGCGATCGTCGGGACCGGATTCGGGTGCATCACCCACCTGCCGGCGTTCCGGGACGCCGGCTTCGAGGTACGCGCCCTCGTCGGCCGGGACCCCGCCCGCACCACCGAACGCGCCGAACGCTTCGACGTCCCGCACGCGTACACCGACCTCGACGCGGCGCTCGCCCTCGACGGCGTGGACGCGGTGAGCGTGGCCACTCCCCCGCACACCCACGCCGAGATCGTGCTCGCCGCGATCGCGGCCGGCAAGCACGTGGTCTGCGAGAAGCCGTTCGCGAGCGACGCGACCGAGGCGGCCCGGATGCTGGCAGCCGCCGAACAGGCGGGCGTGGTGCACCTGTTGGGCACCGAGTTCCGCTGGCAGTCGTCCCAGGCGCTGCTCGCCCGGCTGATCGCCGCCGGCGCGATCGGCGAACCCCGGCTTGCCACCTGGCTGTTGCACATTCCGGTACTGACCGGGCCGGCCGCCGAGGTGCCCGCGTGGTGGGGCCGGGCCGAGGACGGCGGCGGCTGGCTCGGCGCGCACGCCTCGCACTGGATCGACCAGATCCGGCACACGCTGGGCGAGTTCGAGGGCGTCAGCGCCGGCCTGCCGCTGGTCGCGGATCGGCCGGGGCAGAGTGCGGAGGACACGTTCAATGTGCGCTTTCGCACGGTGACCGGGGTGGAGGGATCACTGCAGAGTTCGGCCGGCGTCTACGGTCCGCCGCTGATGACCACGCGCGTGGCGGGCACGCACGGCACGGCCTGGGTCGAGTTCGACGACGTGTGGCTCGGCGACGCCGGCGGCGACCGCCGGGTGGACATCCCCGAGGACCTGGCCAACCCGGACCCGATCGCGCCCCCGTCCGACCTGATGCACACCGCGTACGACCTGCTGCACTCGATGGGCATCGACCGCGCGCCCTACGCCCGTCTGGCCGGCACCTTCGCCGCGCTGATCGCCGGCGACCCGATCCCCGACCACCCGCGGCCCGCCGACTTCGCCGACGGCGTGGCCGGCCAACGTGTCCTCGACGCGATCCGCGCCTCCGCCGCGACGGGCGGCGCATGGGTGACCTGCGGCTGAGTACGCCCGCGGCTCAACGCCCCCGGGTGCGCGAGTTCAACGAAGTCGTTTCGCTCGGCCGGAGCGGGTGGTCGAACCGATCGAGCAGCAGCGCGAGATACTCCTCCAGCCGGGCCGCCAACAGGTCGGACGTCAGATCCGCCCGGCCCGCCTCCCGCCACGGCACCGCCACCTTCTCCGCATCCGGGGCGAACGCGAGCGCGTCGAGCAGCCGCCAGTACAGGTGGTCCGCCGGATCGTCGGCGAGCCGACCGCCGGCCGCGAGGTAGGCGGCGGGGAAGGACATCCCGACGGCGGGCCCGTGCAGCAGGGCCAGTGCGGTCGCGCAGTGCGCCACGTCCAGATCGGCCGGCCCCCACGAGGTCTCGACCCAGTCGACCACGCCGGAGATCCGCACGTCGGCGCCGTGCCCGACGAACAGCACATTGCCCGGATGGAAGTCGCGGTGCAGGAAACACCCCCGGAACGCGGGCGGTTCCCGGCGGATCGACTCCACCGCCCGACGCCAGACCTCGGCCCGGCCGGTCGCGGCCGGCACACCCACCCGCTCCGGCGCAGTCCAGGCCTGATAGTCCCGGGGCCGGCTGTCCTCGGTGACCGGCACCGCGTGGATGGCCACCAACTGCCGGGCGAGCAGGCCCATCCGCACCGCCGCGCCCTCCTCGCCCAGCCGAATCCCGCCCGGGAGCAGCGACATCAGCAGGGACGGATGGTCGCAGTAGACGCCACCCGCATCCACCGCCAGGCAGCGCGCCACCGGGACGTCGATCCCGGCATCGGTGTCGGCGAGCAGTGCGAGCATCGCCGCCTCCCGAGCCAACAGTCGCTCGGCGTGCCGGAGAAAGAACGGTTTCACGAACGACCTCAGTACCAGGGCCCGTTCCCCATCGTCCCCGACCACCCGCAGCCGCCGCATCACCGACGTCCACCCACCGACCAACCGCTCGGCCGCCACGACCCGCTCGCCCGCCGGTAACGCTCGCTCGACCCACGCCCGCGTGGCGCGCCACTCCGCCGCGTCGTCGCCGCCTTCACCATCGCCAATCACCCCGGGAGCCTAGCGCCGTGGTCGCGAGCCGGTCCTCCGACCGGAACAGCCGCTCCGACCGGAACAGCCGCGCCGCTCGGGCCCTGGGTTCACTCCTCCAACGCCTCCGGGCGCAGATCCAACCGGCGCAACAACTGGGCGTTGAGGGCGACCACGACGGTGGACAGGCTCATCAGGATGGCGCCCACCTCCATCGGGAGCACGACACCCGCCCAGGCGAGCACGCCGGCGGCGAGCGGGACGGTGACGATGTTGTAGCCGGCCGCCCAGACCAGGTTCTGCCGCATCTTGCGATAGACGGCGGTGGACAATCGGCGTACGCCCAGCACCGCGCGGGGGTCGTCGGAGGCCAGCACCACGCCGGCCGACTGCACCGCGACGTCGGTGCCCGCGCCGATCGCGATGCCGACGTCGGCCCGGGCCAGCGCCGGGGCGTCGTTGACACCGTCGCCGACCATGGCCACCCGCAGGCCCCGGGACCGGAGTTCGGCCACCTTGGCATCCTTGTCACCCGGCAGCACCTCGGCGAAGACCTCGTCCACCGCAAGATCCCGACCCACCCGGGCGGCCACCTGGCGCGCGTCCCCGGTGAGCATCCCCACCCGGATCCCGGCGGCATGCAACTCCCGCACCGCGTCCCGGGATTCGGGCCTGATCTCGTCCTCGAGGGCCAGTACCCCGACGACCTCGTCGTCGGCCGACACATACAACACCGCCGCACCGCGCCCGACCCACTCGTCGGTGGTCGCCGCCACCTCGTCGGGCACCCGGACGCCCGTCTCCCGCAGCAGTGCGGGCCCGCCGACCCGCACCCGGACACCGCCCACGTCCGCCTCGACCCCGCGCCCGGTCATCGACCGGAATCCGGTCGCGGAATCCGGCCGCCCGCGTTCCTCGGCGGCCCGTACGATCGCCCCGGCGAGCGGATGTTCGCTGTCCCGCTCGGCCGCGCCGGCGAGCAGCAGCACCCACGATTCGTGCCATCCGGGCACCGCGACGACCCCGGCCACCGCCGGCGCGCCGCGGGTGAGGGTGCCGGTCTTGTCGAACAGGACCACGTCGACGTCGCGCATGCGTTCCAGCGCGATCCGATCCTTGATCAGGATGCCCTGCCGGGCCGAGAGTTCGGTGGAGATCGCGATCACCAGCGGGATGGCGAGGCCGAGCGCGTGCGGGCAGGCGATCACCAGGACGGTGACCGTTCGCTCGATCGCCGATCCGCCCTCGCCGAGCAACGACCAGACGAGCAGGGTCAGTACGGCCGCACCCGCCGCGTAGTAGAACAGCAGCGCCGCCGCCCGATCGGCCAACGCCTGCGCGCGGGACCGGGATTGTTGCGCCTCGTCGACCAGCCGCCGGATTCCGGCCAGTTGGGTGCCCTCGCCGATCGCGGTCACGGTGACC includes these proteins:
- a CDS encoding PrsW family intramembrane metalloprotease, which codes for MSVAPLTDRRGRRDAGGIVRPARAAFWLYPIVLALGAASVVPNFVRLSSAAPSGALVLSVGINTLWLIPALAVITHLDLFEREPLSFCVAAVLWGGLVATGFALVANDNLLSYLAKLDPEFSTDWGASISAPIVEETLKLLGVVTLILINRRVFESVLDGFVIGALVGLGFQVVENILYGLNAAIQSGEIWTGGVVASFFVRAVVNGLWSHAAFTAMTGAGVAYVLVGVRRPLPVRLAAAIALYVVAWSLHFVNNSPLAEIVLRRTDWYLTIVQIVLNGLVVLAVASYVYRLAARQEFRRFARAVGNEPELLPLRELAALASNRTRKDAVEAARREHGRKAARARSRLQRAQLGYGVALSRSVDPEHDPGVARWHRRIDRARAQVVAADAEPPPNAPTGRAKTPPETPPGPEVPETPEMP
- a CDS encoding alpha/beta hydrolase gives rise to the protein MNPLSARRPRATALLGAVLLAVTAVACGSSSGDSTVDHAKSTATPRQSGGQSSGAPAKPPAPGKVVMPAGPTTNFTTATTTPVGPIMMTSYTGPKSGVTGKVWVWLPPEYNDPAFAKHGFPVLTLYAGGQSNGYNTWTDNQLPIQQMAVTATKAGKTHPFIMVMPVQNLEKDEKRSLECSDIPGQPKMGTWMSQDIPDLVKANFRTLRDPAGWGLMGASTGAFCSVKLALRHPEQFKVAVPIDGYFNPDSPLWKGHEAERLANSPDHMIAEGKANIDVLATAGGGDAAEVRLVKAFVAKAAPPVRIEYYEQPAGRHLTSHFKKMIPDLLGWLGRHMSPPTAD
- a CDS encoding alpha/beta hydrolase translates to MSLTGTPFYITTIVLAIAAVVLALFAWNHIPGPKPVKVIARLFMLVTCQFTAILMVFVMVNNANSLYDTWDDFLGTGGSHVVEAREPAPPPAPEQKLLTKFDPAGDGKMGEGVQETTLKGPQSGVEAEVYVWLPPQYKDPAFADKKFPVVELLPGYPGSAKAWFGTLDVNKQLKGMMAKGEVAPFILVSPRTKLLAGQEDTGCADVPGKANADTWISGDVRRMVIDNFRAESDPKHWAIAGYSAGAHCATRMALLHPDRYGAGVSLSGYNDPKGESDSVTSKDPALRVSSNPLTILKNAQQPPKVALYMAGEKGDGLGDAQALKAIAKPPTAITVAEISGGGHGTDVWRRMVPDVFRWLTKTLV
- a CDS encoding PaaX family transcriptional regulator C-terminal domain-containing protein, giving the protein MAETSARPSSLINTVYGAFVRGLGGWISIADLIVLMGELGVDAPAVRSAISRLKKRGTLIQERREGTGYRLSAEMESIFDEGDRRIFGNLEPARLSDGWVLAIFSVPESERAHRHQLRSRLTWLGFGNVSPGVWIAPARLLEDARRTLERVELADYVHLFTGDAASAVRLGEAVGEWWDFEAIEEQYALFTDAYGPVAAELGGRAVISPGEAFRAYVPMLTQWRRLPYLDPGLPAELLPADWNAVEARKVFLALHSLLAEGAGVHVREV
- a CDS encoding AMP-binding protein; the encoded protein is MQLRPSAHVDTFCRDRLPPVEQWPELVFDVPEVRYPDRLNCAVALLDDTIAQHGAERRCLVTGTETWTYGDLLTRANQIAHVLTEDLGVLPGHRILLRGPNNPWLVASWFGALKAGAVVVTTMPLLRAHELGTIHRIARPVVALCDHRFTAELETADTPGLRVVDYGGAGEGTLAARCAAKSTVFEAVDTACDDVALIAFTSGTTGRPKATMHFHRDVLAIADTFSAYVLRPERTDLFTGTPPLGFTFGLGGLVVFPLRAGAATLLLERATPEELAVVVAERRVTVLFTAPTAYRAILDAGLVDLLAGVRRCVSAGEALPVGVWQAYHDAIGTRIIDGIGATELLHVFVSAADDTIRPGATGLPVPGFRAAVLGPDGSPVPDGTPGRLAVKGPTGCRYLDDARQADYVCDGWNITGDTYVRDGDGYFWYQARSDDMIVSSGYNIAGPEVEAVLAAHPDVVECGVVGAPDVRRGLVVKAYVVLRPGVSPDEATARALQGFVKQTMAPYKYPRLIEFVDELPRTNTGKLRRGELRRRAAEVTPVAGAGPAPG
- a CDS encoding PaaI family thioesterase → MTDTPDGPPAGSLGLDFAEAVLAAQPFSRLVGARITAFGAGRAVLEVDVRDELRQQNGYVHGGVLAYAADNTITFAAGSTLGAAVLTGSVQVQYLRPAQGVMLRAEAHVVHAGRRQAVCDCTLIMCAEDGTETVCAIGRGTVLVVNGGSSA
- a CDS encoding Gfo/Idh/MocA family protein, which codes for MAREKLGVAIVGTGFGCITHLPAFRDAGFEVRALVGRDPARTTERAERFDVPHAYTDLDAALALDGVDAVSVATPPHTHAEIVLAAIAAGKHVVCEKPFASDATEAARMLAAAEQAGVVHLLGTEFRWQSSQALLARLIAAGAIGEPRLATWLLHIPVLTGPAAEVPAWWGRAEDGGGWLGAHASHWIDQIRHTLGEFEGVSAGLPLVADRPGQSAEDTFNVRFRTVTGVEGSLQSSAGVYGPPLMTTRVAGTHGTAWVEFDDVWLGDAGGDRRVDIPEDLANPDPIAPPSDLMHTAYDLLHSMGIDRAPYARLAGTFAALIAGDPIPDHPRPADFADGVAGQRVLDAIRASAATGGAWVTCG
- a CDS encoding phosphotransferase family protein, whose amino-acid sequence is MIGDGEGGDDAAEWRATRAWVERALPAGERVVAAERLVGGWTSVMRRLRVVGDDGERALVLRSFVKPFFLRHAERLLAREAAMLALLADTDAGIDVPVARCLAVDAGGVYCDHPSLLMSLLPGGIRLGEEGAAVRMGLLARQLVAIHAVPVTEDSRPRDYQAWTAPERVGVPAATGRAEVWRRAVESIRREPPAFRGCFLHRDFHPGNVLFVGHGADVRISGVVDWVETSWGPADLDVAHCATALALLHGPAVGMSFPAAYLAAGGRLADDPADHLYWRLLDALAFAPDAEKVAVPWREAGRADLTSDLLAARLEEYLALLLDRFDHPLRPSETTSLNSRTRGR
- a CDS encoding heavy metal translocating P-type ATPase — its product is MFRRKFLLSLLLSVPVLVLSPMLADVLGYHEPSFTGSSWIPPLLGTVVFGYGGWPFLTGARDELASRRPGMMTLIAMAITVAFGASWASTVEIASHDLDFWWELVLLVDIMLLGHWLEMRALGAASGALDALAALLPDEAERVGPDGEFEQVPAAELEIGDTVLVRSGGRVPADGTIAEGAAEFDESMITGESRPVSRAKRDTVVAGTVATDSAVRVTVTAIGEGTQLAGIRRLVDEAQQSRSRAQALADRAAALLFYYAAGAAVLTLLVWSLLGEGGSAIERTVTVLVIACPHALGLAIPLVIAISTELSARQGILIKDRIALERMRDVDVVLFDKTGTLTRGAPAVAGVVAVPGWHESWVLLLAGAAERDSEHPLAGAIVRAAEERGRPDSATGFRSMTGRGVEADVGGVRVRVGGPALLRETGVRVPDEVAATTDEWVGRGAAVLYVSADDEVVGVLALEDEIRPESRDAVRELHAAGIRVGMLTGDARQVAARVGRDLAVDEVFAEVLPGDKDAKVAELRSRGLRVAMVGDGVNDAPALARADVGIAIGAGTDVAVQSAGVVLASDDPRAVLGVRRLSTAVYRKMRQNLVWAAGYNIVTVPLAAGVLAWAGVVLPMEVGAILMSLSTVVVALNAQLLRRLDLRPEALEE